The genomic interval GGACCAGGGTCGCCGGTGTCACCACACTTCTGACGATGCGGCGCACGGTACTCCCTCCAGTAGGAATCGGATGAAGGGAGCGTAGCTGGTGGTTTCCGGGCTGGTGACCACCATTGGGGTGAACTCCCGCCTGTCGGCCTCATCCCTGCGGCGGACCCCGCAAGGCGGAGCGCCCCCTATCCAGTGGTTGCGACGGATGCAATACCGTCGCTTCGCTCGATTAGGGTCGGCAGTCCAACTAGGACGCGGCAGGCTGGGACCTCTTCCGCCGACACCCGCCGCTCGGTGACCGCGATGTAGTCGACCAGGGCGTCCCGGGACCGGGCGAGCGTGTCGATGCGTTCGTCCAGCCCGTGCAGGCGGGCGCGCAGCATCTCCAGGAGTTCGGGGCAGGGCTCCAGGTCGGGGGCCGAACCGGTGGCGCAGGGCAGCAGGAATCGGATCTCCTCTGTGGAGAGTCCGGCTTCGAGCAGTCTCCTGATCTGGGTCACGGTGACCACGTCGTCGGCGCCGTACTCGCGGTAGCCGCCGCTCCGCCGCGCCGGTTCGAGCAGTCCCTGTGCCTCGT from Plantactinospora sp. BC1 carries:
- a CDS encoding MerR family transcriptional regulator, whose translation is MGHMLIGELSRQTGVNTHQLRYYEAQGLLEPARRSGGYREYGADDVVTVTQIRRLLEAGLSTEEIRFLLPCATGSAPDLEPCPELLEMLRARLHGLDERIDTLARSRDALVDYIAVTERRVSAEEVPACRVLVGLPTLIERSDGIASVATTG